Proteins encoded together in one Scytonema millei VB511283 window:
- a CDS encoding EAL domain-containing response regulator, translating to MDSLKAIASSNTGNQSTGNTKQLAVQKVFLLCCNSTNLSYFSWVFVTMNSNPVSSTTPLILVVDDDRTMRILLRQAMEKDGYRVVEAVNGQQALEAYTQCHPDLVLLDALMPVMDGFTCCGQLQALSRSKHAPVLIITALEDQESVDRAFRAGASDFVTKPIHWAVLRQRVRRLLHQTQLYKQLARSNRELQTKINELHQAQKALQESRERYALIAQSAHDGLWDWSIRSNHIYYSPRWKSMLGYEEKEIGNSLAEWFDRIHAEDKAKFQGELSAHLAGLTNHFETEYRLLHQDGSYGWMLCRGLAVRDSEGKPYRMAGSQTDITQNKAAEAKLLHDAFHDGLTGLPNRLWFMEQLEKAIHQTKQDPKSQFALLFLDLDRFKVVNDSLGHAMGDRLLLEIATRLKACLPSNSTLSRLGGDEFTILLENCDALRVRQIAEQIHRELSTPFNLKGNEVFCTASIGIALSHSGYEHSEDVLRDADMTMYRAKAMGKARSEVFEPAIHDRAIARMQLEIDLRRALEHKEFMVVYQPIVSLNSGRVTGFEALIRWQHPQRGWVSPAEFIPVAEETGSIVPIGWWILEQVCQQLRTWQQHSVVDSRLTVNVNLSGKQLTQPDLAREVKQILHKTGLSPSSLKLEITESVLMDNVDAAVAILQQLKTLGIQLAIDDFGTGYSSLSYLHRLPIDTLKIDRSFVNDIDCDPEKIEMIRTIVSMAWNLGINVVAEGVETKKQMYQLQALKCDYGQGYFFSRPVDAEAAKTLQYFEIRGSRSSRRSKQHMPTRHIDLMETRHVDLLENSSQHATKTFILPDLVDLGGHGLSDRR from the coding sequence ATGGATTCTCTCAAAGCGATCGCCAGTAGCAATACTGGCAATCAAAGTACTGGCAACACTAAACAGTTGGCAGTGCAAAAAGTCTTTCTCCTCTGCTGCAACTCTACTAACCTTTCCTACTTCTCATGGGTGTTCGTCACTATGAACTCTAACCCCGTCTCTTCAACTACACCCTTAATCCTCGTGGTGGACGACGATAGAACCATGAGGATTTTGCTGCGCCAAGCGATGGAGAAAGATGGCTATAGGGTAGTAGAAGCGGTAAACGGACAGCAAGCGTTAGAGGCGTATACTCAATGTCATCCAGATTTGGTCTTACTCGATGCGCTCATGCCTGTAATGGATGGCTTTACTTGCTGCGGTCAGCTACAAGCTCTTTCTCGCTCTAAGCACGCACCTGTTTTAATTATCACGGCTTTAGAAGACCAAGAATCAGTCGATCGCGCCTTCCGTGCCGGTGCCAGCGACTTTGTAACCAAGCCCATTCACTGGGCTGTTTTACGGCAGCGCGTCCGCCGACTTTTACACCAAACTCAACTTTACAAACAATTGGCGCGATCGAATCGCGAATTGCAAACAAAAATCAACGAACTCCACCAAGCACAAAAAGCACTGCAAGAGAGCCGCGAACGTTATGCTTTAATCGCTCAGAGCGCTCACGATGGTTTGTGGGACTGGAGTATTAGAAGTAATCATATTTATTATTCTCCTCGTTGGAAATCGATGTTGGGTTATGAGGAGAAAGAAATAGGTAACAGCTTAGCGGAATGGTTCGATCGCATACATGCTGAAGATAAAGCTAAGTTTCAAGGAGAATTAAGCGCCCATTTAGCAGGATTAACCAACCATTTTGAAACTGAATATCGGTTATTGCACCAAGATGGTAGCTACGGTTGGATGCTTTGTCGAGGGCTAGCCGTGCGCGATTCTGAAGGTAAACCATATCGCATGGCTGGTTCTCAAACTGATATTACTCAAAATAAGGCAGCCGAGGCGAAATTACTGCACGATGCTTTCCACGATGGGTTAACAGGTCTACCAAATCGCCTCTGGTTCATGGAGCAATTAGAAAAAGCCATTCACCAAACAAAACAAGACCCGAAATCTCAATTTGCCCTCCTATTTTTAGATCTCGATCGCTTTAAAGTGGTCAACGATAGTTTAGGTCATGCTATGGGCGATCGCCTCCTCTTGGAGATCGCAACTCGCTTAAAAGCGTGCTTACCATCCAATAGCACTCTCTCTAGGTTAGGAGGAGATGAGTTTACAATCCTGTTGGAAAATTGCGATGCTCTTCGAGTTCGGCAAATTGCAGAGCAAATTCATCGAGAATTGTCAACCCCCTTCAACCTCAAAGGCAATGAGGTTTTTTGCACCGCTAGTATTGGGATTGCTTTAAGTCATAGCGGATACGAACATTCGGAAGACGTGCTGCGAGATGCCGATATGACCATGTATCGTGCTAAAGCTATGGGTAAAGCGCGATCGGAAGTCTTTGAACCTGCGATTCACGATCGGGCGATCGCCAGAATGCAGCTTGAAATTGACCTGCGGCGGGCGCTAGAACACAAAGAGTTCATGGTAGTATACCAGCCGATTGTCTCGCTCAACAGCGGACGAGTTACTGGATTTGAAGCATTGATTCGTTGGCAACATCCCCAACGAGGCTGGGTATCACCCGCAGAATTCATTCCTGTTGCTGAAGAAACTGGGTCGATCGTCCCGATTGGCTGGTGGATACTCGAACAAGTGTGTCAGCAGTTACGTACTTGGCAGCAGCATTCTGTAGTTGACTCTCGATTAACAGTGAATGTTAATCTTTCTGGCAAGCAACTGACACAACCCGATCTGGCGCGGGAAGTTAAACAAATTCTGCACAAAACTGGGCTTTCTCCTAGTAGCTTAAAGTTAGAAATTACTGAAAGCGTACTGATGGATAATGTTGATGCTGCGGTTGCTATTTTGCAGCAGTTGAAGACGTTGGGAATTCAGTTGGCGATCGATGATTTTGGTACGGGCTATTCTTCCCTCAGCTATCTTCACCGCCTACCCATAGATACGCTGAAGATCGATCGCTCTTTTGTTAACGATATTGATTGCGATCCAGAAAAAATTGAGATGATCCGTACTATCGTCTCTATGGCATGGAACTTGGGCATCAATGTGGTTGCTGAAGGGGTAGAAACGAAAAAGCAAATGTATCAATTGCAAGCCTTGAAATGCGATTACGGACAGGGTTATTTCTTCTCGCGTCCGGTGGATGCTGAAGCTGCCAAGACTCTACAGTATTTTGAGATTAGAGGTAGCCGTTCTTCTCGCAGATCGAAACAACATATGCCAACACGTCATATCGATTTGATGGAAACTCGTCACGTCGATTTATTGGAAAATAGTTCTCAACACGCAACAAAAACATTTATCCTACCAGATTTAGTCGATCTGGGCGGGCATGGATTATCCGATCGCAGATAA
- a CDS encoding ABC transporter permease has protein sequence MNRYLDVIKLLWSAAIAAELEYRANFVLATLTSLGNLAGSLFGLFLFYRTGYTFEGWQWQEALIVLGVFTLLQGFSSTFLSPNLNRIVTYVQQGTLDFVLLKPINSQFWLSTHTLSPWGVPDILFGSIIIGYAGSLLGLTLGDYLLSTIPLIFGFISLYSLWFILGATSIWFVKIYNVTEVLRGLLEAGRYPMVAYPIAYRFFFTFVVPVAFLTTVPAETMLGRVQLGWVIGAGLLALCLFAIATVFWRFALRFYTSASS, from the coding sequence GTGAATCGATACTTAGATGTAATTAAGTTGTTGTGGAGTGCTGCGATCGCGGCTGAGTTAGAATACCGCGCTAATTTTGTTTTAGCAACCCTCACCAGCCTTGGCAATCTTGCAGGCAGTTTGTTCGGACTTTTCCTGTTCTATCGCACTGGTTATACTTTTGAAGGCTGGCAATGGCAAGAAGCCTTAATCGTATTGGGCGTTTTTACTTTACTCCAGGGCTTTTCCAGTACGTTTCTCTCTCCCAATCTCAACAGAATTGTCACTTACGTCCAACAGGGAACGTTGGATTTTGTGTTGTTAAAACCAATTAATAGCCAATTTTGGCTTTCTACCCACACCCTTTCCCCTTGGGGGGTTCCCGATATTCTTTTTGGCAGCATAATTATCGGCTACGCTGGGAGTCTACTCGGTTTGACGCTTGGTGACTACTTACTAAGTACAATTCCATTAATCTTTGGCTTTATTAGCCTCTATAGCTTGTGGTTTATACTTGGGGCGACGAGTATTTGGTTTGTCAAAATTTACAACGTCACCGAGGTATTAAGGGGATTATTGGAAGCAGGACGATATCCAATGGTAGCTTATCCAATTGCCTATCGTTTCTTCTTTACCTTTGTCGTCCCCGTAGCTTTTCTCACCACAGTTCCAGCCGAGACAATGTTAGGCAGAGTTCAGTTAGGCTGGGTAATTGGTGCGGGACTGTTAGCACTATGTCTATTTGCGATCGCTACTGTATTTTGGCGGTTTGCCTTACGGTTTTACACCAGTGCTTCGAGTTAA
- a CDS encoding zeta toxin family protein yields the protein MPNLYIIGGANGAGKTTVSMSLLPSLGCYEYVNADAIAIGLSPFNPESMAIEAGRLMIQRLRSLSDSGVDFAFETTLAARTFASFMGVCRERGYTINLIYFWLQSAELAVERVARRVASGGHSIPEAVIRRRYQRGRRNLFSLYLPLCDGWMIYDNSSSSSQLVAERIINQQPIIYEKETWRRISEEGND from the coding sequence ATGCCGAATCTTTATATTATTGGCGGTGCAAATGGTGCAGGTAAAACAACTGTATCAATGAGTTTGTTGCCAAGTCTGGGATGCTACGAGTACGTAAATGCTGACGCGATCGCTATTGGACTTTCTCCCTTCAATCCAGAGTCTATGGCGATTGAAGCAGGACGTTTAATGATTCAAAGGTTGAGAAGCTTGTCAGATTCAGGTGTCGATTTTGCCTTTGAAACAACTTTAGCAGCCAGAACTTTTGCATCTTTTATGGGTGTTTGTAGAGAAAGAGGTTATACAATTAATCTAATTTATTTCTGGTTGCAAAGTGCTGAATTGGCAGTAGAACGGGTAGCGAGACGGGTAGCTAGTGGCGGACATTCGATTCCAGAAGCAGTAATTCGCAGACGCTATCAGAGGGGAAGGAGAAATCTGTTTTCTCTGTATTTACCTTTATGCGATGGTTGGATGATTTATGATAATTCTAGTTCATCTTCTCAATTGGTAGCTGAACGTATTATTAATCAGCAGCCTATAATCTATGAGAAAGAGACTTGGAGAAGAATTTCGGAGGAAGGAAATGACTGA
- a CDS encoding GNAT family N-acetyltransferase translates to MEINFKVAETSDIETLVNFIRGFYEFDGHIFDENSIRTTLLKLLLDANLGRVWLIRKGEEAIGYIVITFGYSLEYRGRDAFIDEFYIRASDRGQGIGKQTIQFLEKICSELEINALHLEVERHNTKAQNFYRQVGFVDQNRYLMTKLSVQQYEPIA, encoded by the coding sequence ATGGAGATTAATTTTAAAGTTGCTGAAACCTCTGATATAGAAACTCTGGTAAATTTTATTAGAGGATTTTACGAGTTTGACGGTCATATATTTGATGAGAATAGTATTCGTACCACATTGTTAAAGCTGCTGCTTGATGCTAATCTGGGGCGAGTGTGGCTGATTCGTAAAGGTGAAGAGGCGATCGGCTATATTGTTATTACTTTCGGCTACAGCTTAGAATATCGAGGTAGAGATGCATTTATTGATGAGTTTTATATTAGAGCCAGCGATCGCGGGCAAGGAATAGGTAAACAAACGATCCAATTTCTGGAAAAAATTTGCTCCGAACTAGAAATTAATGCCTTACATTTAGAAGTCGAGCGGCACAATACAAAAGCACAAAATTTCTACCGTCAGGTGGGTTTTGTAGACCAAAATCGCTACTTAATGACTAAGTTGAGCGTCCAACAATATGAGCCGATCGCCTAG
- a CDS encoding ABC transporter permease has translation MQKIFRQILAVILSLLPPVVAIASALLVGAGLMLVAGANPIAAYTALFQESLSTYFGFGNTLTKMAPLLLTSLGVLIALRAGQFNIGGEGQIYMGALGSAIAGLSIKGIPALIHVPLALLAGFLFGGIWGLIPGYLKAVRGVNEVITTLLLNYIAFNLVSYLVQGPLMAPNAPSPYSPIIARSAQLPIILPGSLAHAGILVGLVAAGVLWVLLQRSPFGYRTAAVGMNPVAARYGGISVQRTIMLVMALAGGLAGLAGASEVMGLKFRLFEQVSPGYGFDAIAIAFLSRGSVLGVILTSLFFSALRSGANVMQRSAGVPVTIVFAIQGLTVLFVAISQRWLVKPPQRESIVQKVSPANES, from the coding sequence ATGCAGAAGATATTTAGGCAAATACTGGCAGTTATCCTATCTTTGCTACCTCCAGTAGTCGCGATCGCTTCAGCGTTACTTGTAGGTGCGGGATTAATGTTAGTTGCAGGTGCAAATCCCATCGCAGCCTATACAGCCCTATTTCAAGAATCCCTCTCTACTTATTTCGGTTTTGGCAATACGCTCACAAAAATGGCTCCCCTACTATTAACAAGTCTAGGGGTTCTAATAGCTTTACGGGCAGGACAATTTAATATTGGTGGCGAAGGACAGATCTACATGGGGGCGTTGGGTAGCGCGATCGCGGGATTATCTATCAAAGGTATACCTGCATTAATTCACGTCCCTTTAGCACTACTAGCGGGTTTTCTCTTTGGGGGAATTTGGGGTTTAATTCCTGGTTACCTTAAAGCAGTGCGGGGAGTCAATGAAGTCATTACTACGCTGTTGCTCAATTATATTGCTTTCAACTTAGTCAGTTACCTCGTTCAGGGACCGTTAATGGCTCCTAATGCACCTAGCCCTTATTCTCCCATTATTGCCCGCTCTGCCCAACTACCGATTATCCTTCCAGGTAGTTTAGCCCATGCCGGAATTTTAGTCGGACTCGTAGCGGCTGGGGTGTTATGGGTACTGTTACAGCGATCGCCTTTCGGTTATCGTACCGCAGCCGTGGGGATGAATCCAGTTGCAGCCCGTTATGGTGGTATTTCTGTACAGCGTACCATTATGCTCGTCATGGCGCTGGCGGGTGGTTTGGCGGGGTTGGCTGGTGCATCGGAGGTGATGGGTTTGAAATTTCGCCTGTTCGAGCAAGTTTCACCCGGTTACGGCTTTGATGCGATCGCGATCGCTTTTTTGAGTCGCGGTAGCGTTCTCGGAGTTATTCTCACGTCTCTATTTTTTAGCGCCCTCCGTAGCGGTGCAAATGTCATGCAACGCAGCGCCGGTGTTCCCGTCACGATTGTTTTTGCTATTCAGGGGTTAACCGTGCTGTTCGTGGCTATTAGCCAGCGTTGGTTAGTTAAACCACCGCAGAGAGAAAGCATTGTTCAAAAAGTCTCTCCTGCTAACGAATCGTAA
- a CDS encoding 2OG-Fe(II) oxygenase, whose translation MLITKRIHQVRNKILRKIFDTPVFTIPSELAYKEAVEQHTYKLPGLTPNDSQIVKTLKQEGIFMTSLEALNISSTPSVLASVKKVLPTLLNVLPSNKQEFAIHASNAQVMEHPELFLWGLEDRLLDITENYIGLPIAYHGVYFRKDLANDVKLKSRLWHIDTEDRCVFKIIIYLNDVSEGNGPFQYISKPLTALLSSSLGYKHGYLQDKTVEPIIPQSEWISCTGTAGTVILVDTGSIFHRGKVPENSDRFALFYDYSSREPKYPYYCKSSLPQKDLLTLMPRLSTHQQECLWKDNW comes from the coding sequence ATGCTCATAACAAAAAGAATACATCAAGTACGTAATAAAATCTTAAGAAAGATTTTTGATACTCCAGTATTTACAATTCCCTCAGAACTTGCTTATAAAGAGGCAGTTGAGCAGCATACTTATAAGTTACCCGGACTTACTCCCAACGACTCTCAGATTGTTAAGACACTCAAACAAGAAGGAATTTTTATGACTTCCTTAGAAGCATTAAATATTTCTTCTACACCTTCAGTTCTGGCATCTGTAAAAAAAGTATTGCCAACCTTACTAAACGTTTTACCCAGCAACAAACAAGAATTTGCCATTCACGCGAGCAACGCGCAAGTTATGGAACATCCAGAGCTTTTTCTCTGGGGATTAGAAGATAGATTGCTGGATATTACCGAGAATTACATTGGTCTACCGATCGCATATCACGGTGTCTACTTTCGGAAAGATTTAGCAAATGATGTCAAACTCAAATCAAGGCTTTGGCACATAGACACAGAAGATCGCTGTGTGTTTAAAATTATCATTTACTTAAATGATGTCAGCGAAGGTAATGGTCCTTTTCAATATATTTCTAAACCTTTGACTGCGCTTTTATCTAGTTCGCTGGGATACAAACACGGCTATCTACAAGATAAGACGGTAGAACCGATTATTCCTCAATCTGAATGGATCTCATGCACTGGTACGGCTGGTACGGTAATTTTAGTGGATACTGGTAGCATTTTCCATCGAGGTAAAGTGCCGGAAAATAGCGATCGCTTTGCTCTGTTCTACGATTACAGTTCGAGAGAACCGAAATATCCCTATTACTGCAAATCTTCTCTACCGCAAAAAGATTTACTTACCTTGATGCCGAGATTATCCACACATCAACAGGAATGTCTTTGGAAAGATAATTGGTAA
- a CDS encoding DUF2358 domain-containing protein encodes MEYQLQVKYNIDTLKHDLPTLFERDISYDIYTQNIYFQDPVNKFKYKFNYRIIFWTLRFHAKLFFTEIYFDVHDVHQKDEQTILATWTVRGVLRLPWKPQVFFNGYSNYKLNEDGLIYEHIDTWDRPPKEILQQFFRKD; translated from the coding sequence ATGGAATATCAATTACAGGTAAAATATAATATTGATACGCTCAAACACGATTTACCAACTCTGTTTGAACGGGATATTTCCTACGATATCTATACACAAAATATCTATTTTCAAGATCCAGTCAATAAATTTAAATATAAATTCAATTATCGAATTATCTTTTGGACGTTACGATTTCATGCCAAATTATTTTTTACAGAAATTTACTTCGACGTACACGACGTACATCAGAAAGACGAACAGACAATTTTAGCAACTTGGACTGTTCGAGGAGTATTACGACTACCTTGGAAACCCCAAGTATTTTTTAACGGCTATTCTAACTACAAATTAAATGAAGACGGCTTAATTTACGAACATATCGACACTTGGGATCGCCCACCGAAAGAGATATTACAGCAGTTCTTTCGCAAAGACTAA
- a CDS encoding glycoside hydrolase family 10 protein, whose protein sequence is MSEIRGIWITNTDSAVLDSQANIAEAMNFLAATGFNVVFPVVWSKGATVYPSQVMRSQFGLAIDPRYTGRDPLAELVTEARRVGLKVIPWFEYGFASSYNQNGGQLLAKKPEWAARDCKGNLLKKNGFEWMNALDSQVQDFLLSLILEVVNNYDIDGIQGDDRIPAMPCEGGYDVGTVARYRQKFRRQPPSNPQDRRWLQWRADILTNFLARLNREVKAVNPNLLISMAPSIYDWGYKEYLQDSQTWLQRGLVDLLHPQAYRRDFNSYKQIIDRLVREQVTPQQRSRVAPGVLLKISSYRMTPQYLSQTIAHNRYCGINGEVFFFYEGLRSDNNALAKVLRNGAYAKSAAFPSVASLAQPQPENAGSSVARGIQNLFKLWQNRF, encoded by the coding sequence GTGAGTGAAATACGAGGAATTTGGATTACCAATACCGATAGTGCAGTTCTTGACTCTCAAGCGAATATTGCCGAGGCGATGAATTTCTTGGCAGCGACGGGATTTAACGTGGTGTTCCCCGTTGTGTGGAGTAAAGGGGCTACAGTTTATCCCAGTCAAGTGATGCGATCGCAGTTTGGCTTGGCGATCGATCCGCGCTACACTGGACGCGATCCGTTAGCCGAACTGGTGACTGAAGCAAGGCGAGTCGGACTGAAAGTTATTCCCTGGTTTGAATACGGTTTTGCGAGTTCCTACAACCAAAATGGGGGACAATTACTCGCAAAAAAACCAGAATGGGCAGCCCGTGACTGTAAAGGTAATTTACTGAAAAAGAATGGTTTCGAGTGGATGAATGCCCTCGACTCCCAAGTACAAGATTTTTTGCTGAGTTTAATTTTAGAAGTTGTCAATAATTACGATATAGATGGCATTCAAGGTGACGATCGTATTCCTGCTATGCCGTGTGAAGGCGGCTACGATGTGGGAACTGTAGCCCGTTATCGCCAAAAATTTCGCCGTCAACCTCCCTCAAACCCCCAGGATCGGCGGTGGCTGCAATGGCGGGCAGATATTTTGACTAACTTTCTCGCCCGTCTGAATCGAGAAGTCAAAGCCGTTAATCCCAATTTACTCATATCAATGGCTCCTAGTATCTACGACTGGGGTTATAAAGAATACTTGCAAGATTCTCAAACTTGGCTGCAACGAGGATTAGTCGATCTACTCCACCCCCAAGCTTATCGCCGCGATTTCAATAGCTACAAACAGATTATCGATCGCCTTGTAAGAGAACAAGTGACTCCTCAACAGCGATCGCGAGTTGCTCCAGGTGTTTTACTCAAAATTAGTTCGTACCGCATGACTCCTCAATATTTATCGCAGACGATCGCCCACAATCGTTATTGCGGTATTAACGGAGAAGTCTTTTTCTTTTACGAAGGCTTGCGATCGGATAATAATGCTTTAGCTAAAGTTTTACGTAACGGTGCTTATGCGAAATCTGCTGCCTTTCCCTCTGTTGCCAGCCTTGCCCAGCCCCAGCCTGAGAACGCTGGTTCTTCGGTAGCTAGAGGAATTCAGAATTTATTCAAATTGTGGCAGAATCGCTTTTAA
- a CDS encoding DUF1206 domain-containing protein translates to MTQQLTRQDPSTWVERLARFGYAAKGVVYGIVGLLAAQAAFGAGGKTTDTEGALQTVLTQPFGKFLLAAIALGLLGYALWRFVEAIKDPEHKGTNAKGIFQRLGYAINGFIYAGLAFSAVQLILGTGGGGGGNATQDGTAALLSQPFGQWLVGTVGAFIIGMGFYQFYRAFTAKFRKEMDLHQLSETEKKWVLGISGFGTAARGVVFCAIGFFLIQAARNNNPSEARGLGEALQVLSQQPFGKWILGIVALGLIAYSIYMVLQARYRKLKTN, encoded by the coding sequence ATGACACAACAGCTGACGAGGCAAGACCCTTCAACTTGGGTGGAGCGACTGGCGAGATTTGGTTATGCAGCTAAGGGAGTGGTTTACGGTATTGTTGGATTGTTGGCAGCACAAGCGGCTTTTGGCGCAGGTGGAAAAACAACAGATACCGAAGGTGCATTACAAACGGTATTAACTCAGCCATTCGGAAAATTTTTACTAGCCGCGATCGCTCTTGGTTTACTTGGTTATGCACTTTGGCGGTTCGTCGAGGCAATTAAAGATCCCGAACATAAAGGCACAAATGCTAAAGGAATTTTTCAGCGACTCGGTTATGCAATTAATGGGTTTATTTATGCTGGATTAGCTTTTAGTGCAGTTCAATTAATTCTTGGAACTGGTGGTGGAGGCGGTGGTAATGCGACTCAAGATGGGACGGCAGCGCTACTTTCACAACCCTTCGGACAATGGTTAGTCGGAACTGTAGGCGCGTTTATTATTGGCATGGGTTTCTATCAGTTTTATCGCGCTTTTACTGCTAAATTTCGTAAAGAAATGGATCTGCATCAATTAAGTGAAACTGAGAAAAAATGGGTATTAGGTATTAGTGGATTTGGCACGGCAGCACGGGGAGTCGTATTTTGCGCGATCGGCTTCTTTCTAATCCAAGCGGCAAGAAATAATAACCCCAGTGAAGCAAGAGGATTGGGCGAAGCATTACAAGTACTATCTCAGCAACCTTTTGGCAAGTGGATTTTAGGAATTGTGGCTTTGGGATTAATTGCTTACAGTATTTATATGGTGTTGCAAGCACGGTATCGTAAATTGAAAACAAATTAA
- the corA gene encoding magnesium/cobalt transporter CorA: MTKSRIRAAKPDTQPHFDYFYDKPGSLPGTLNIGVDAQPPVIVLIDYNEADATRQTLATPEECLPYLDTESVSWVDVQGLGSEDILQRLGQVFNLHPLVLEDIVNVPQRPKVEDDYEDHLVIIARMVIPKESGGFHSEQVSFILGKHYLLTVQEEPEHDCFEQVRLRIRYNKGSVRKLGADYLAYTLLDSIIDGFFPVLEAYGEQMEDLEDEVITKPTRQTLNKIYRVRRELLSLRRAIWPQRDAIAMLIRDDNDSLISDRVQVYLRDCYDHAVQILDMVETYRELTSGLMDVYLSAVSNKMNEIMKLLTVVSSIFIPLTFIAGVYGMNFNTEKSPWNMPELNWYWGYPLCLAAMGATAAGLIYFFWRRGWFENFSDVKDRTTSTSRRSRKS, translated from the coding sequence ATGACAAAATCTCGTATTCGTGCTGCTAAACCAGACACACAGCCTCACTTTGACTACTTTTACGACAAACCGGGTAGTCTACCAGGAACTTTGAATATTGGGGTTGACGCTCAACCACCAGTTATCGTTTTAATTGACTATAACGAAGCAGACGCAACACGCCAAACCCTAGCCACACCAGAAGAATGCCTTCCCTATCTGGACACCGAATCTGTCTCCTGGGTTGACGTGCAAGGCTTAGGTAGCGAAGATATCTTACAAAGATTGGGACAAGTTTTTAATCTGCATCCATTGGTTTTAGAAGATATCGTCAACGTGCCGCAACGTCCTAAAGTAGAAGACGATTACGAAGACCATTTAGTCATTATTGCGCGGATGGTGATACCAAAAGAAAGTGGTGGTTTCCATAGCGAACAAGTCAGTTTTATTTTAGGAAAACACTACTTACTCACAGTCCAAGAGGAACCAGAACACGACTGCTTTGAACAGGTACGCCTGCGAATTCGTTACAACAAAGGCAGCGTCCGCAAGTTAGGAGCAGATTATTTAGCCTATACATTGTTAGATTCGATTATTGATGGCTTTTTTCCAGTTCTGGAAGCTTACGGCGAACAAATGGAAGATCTAGAAGACGAAGTAATTACTAAACCGACACGGCAAACATTAAACAAAATCTATCGCGTCCGACGAGAATTGCTCAGCTTGCGGCGGGCAATTTGGCCCCAACGAGATGCGATCGCCATGCTGATCCGCGATGATAATGACAGTTTAATTAGCGATCGCGTCCAAGTCTATTTACGCGACTGTTACGACCATGCCGTACAAATTCTAGACATGGTAGAAACCTATCGCGAACTAACTTCTGGTCTAATGGATGTCTACCTATCAGCCGTGAGTAACAAAATGAATGAAATCATGAAGTTGCTGACGGTAGTTTCTTCTATATTTATTCCCTTAACTTTCATTGCTGGAGTCTACGGCATGAACTTTAACACGGAAAAATCTCCCTGGAATATGCCGGAGTTGAATTGGTACTGGGGATATCCCTTATGCTTGGCAGCTATGGGAGCAACCGCTGCTGGACTCATCTATTTCTTCTGGCGGCGAGGTTGGTTTGAAAACTTCTCCGATGTCAAGGATAGAACCACCAGTACGTCAAGAAGAAGTCGTAAGTCGTAA